One segment of Anopheles stephensi strain Indian chromosome 3, UCI_ANSTEP_V1.0, whole genome shotgun sequence DNA contains the following:
- the LOC118514243 gene encoding transmembrane protein 134 isoform X2, which produces MNLQNGNSNRGLQGKDTAKRFSIHDAFEEETDEVIKVYGSTVISTPMRAKARSPDDVSIRIHDQRDSDSLIQEYGHLSSSESYTYCWRHPKVRENWRTVLAAIALLIIGTGLIAMGAYALVEPHNGSQAAVFFVAGFICFVPGAYHVVYIWLAARGYRGFDFYHLPLFT; this is translated from the exons ATGAATCTACAGAACGGTAATAGCAACCGGGGTCTCCAGGGAAAGGATACAGCGAAACGATTCTCCATACACGATGCATTCGAGGAAGAAACGGACGAAGTTATAAAGGTGTACGGCTCGACCGTCATCAGTACACCGATGCGAGCAAAAGCCCGCTCGCCGGACGATGTGTCGATAAGAATTCACGACCAAAG GGACAGTGATTCGCTGATACAAGAGTATGGTCACCTATCGTCGAGCGAATCGTACACCTACTGCTGGCGGCATCCAAAGGTGCGAGAAAACTGGCGCACAGTGCTGGCCGCTATTGCACTGCTGATCATCGGTACCGGCCTGATTGCGATGGGTGCGTACGCCCTGGTGGAACCACACAACGGATCACAGGCAGCGGTGTTTTTCGTGGCGGGCTTCATCTGTTTTGTGCCGGGTGCGTACCACGTCGTGTACATCTGGTTGGCGGCCCGAGGCTATCGAGGATTTGACTTCTATCACTTACCACTCTTCACGTAA
- the LOC118514243 gene encoding transmembrane protein 134 isoform X1 → MNLQNGNSNRGLQGKDTAKRFSIHDAFEEETDEVIKVYGSTVISTPMRAKARSPDDVSIRIHDQSNRAHLKYTDDTTSRDSDSLIQEYGHLSSSESYTYCWRHPKVRENWRTVLAAIALLIIGTGLIAMGAYALVEPHNGSQAAVFFVAGFICFVPGAYHVVYIWLAARGYRGFDFYHLPLFT, encoded by the exons ATGAATCTACAGAACGGTAATAGCAACCGGGGTCTCCAGGGAAAGGATACAGCGAAACGATTCTCCATACACGATGCATTCGAGGAAGAAACGGACGAAGTTATAAAGGTGTACGGCTCGACCGTCATCAGTACACCGATGCGAGCAAAAGCCCGCTCGCCGGACGATGTGTCGATAAGAATTCACGACCAAAG TAATAGAGCCCATCTAAAATACACCGATGATACCACCTCCAGGGACAGTGATTCGCTGATACAAGAGTATGGTCACCTATCGTCGAGCGAATCGTACACCTACTGCTGGCGGCATCCAAAGGTGCGAGAAAACTGGCGCACAGTGCTGGCCGCTATTGCACTGCTGATCATCGGTACCGGCCTGATTGCGATGGGTGCGTACGCCCTGGTGGAACCACACAACGGATCACAGGCAGCGGTGTTTTTCGTGGCGGGCTTCATCTGTTTTGTGCCGGGTGCGTACCACGTCGTGTACATCTGGTTGGCGGCCCGAGGCTATCGAGGATTTGACTTCTATCACTTACCACTCTTCACGTAA